One window of the Xiphophorus hellerii strain 12219 chromosome 15, Xiphophorus_hellerii-4.1, whole genome shotgun sequence genome contains the following:
- the LOC116734532 gene encoding C-C chemokine receptor type 6-like isoform X2, producing MNSSDNYTDDYYYDHSDYGPCSNSDSFVAGPYIHSIICILGLVGNSLVILTYALYKRTKSMTDVYLLNVAIADLLFVLALPFIVYNELYSWPMGQVACKLLRGSYSVNLYSGMLMLACVSTDRYIAIVQARRSFGLRSMSSSHIVCFLIWIFALLVSVPTFHFYHWYEPSHNEITWFNSTEQEETTDPQYVCEWKFDDINTASIVKVTVPSTQLAIGFFLPLLIMIFCYTSVIITLQKAKNYKRHKAVRVVMVVMLVFIVCHLPYNLALLYDTVSYFEHRDCHAESSLRTAMSVLQMVAYLHCCLNPLLYAFIGVNFRNHFRRIFHDLWCAGKRYIAPRHSSRVTSDIYMSTIRRSVDGPSRTSTSFLT from the coding sequence ATGAACTCCTCAGATAATTACACAGACGACTATTATTACGACCATTCTGATTATGGACCGTGTTCTAACAGTGACAGCTTTGTGGCTGGTCCTTACATTCACTCCATCATCTGCATCCTGGGCTTGGTGGGGAACAGCCTGGTCATCCTCACCTATGCCCTCTACAAGAGAACCAAATCCATGACTGACGTCTACCTGCTCAATGTGGCCATCGCTGACCTGCTGTTCGTGCTGGCTCTACCTTTCATCGTCTACAACGAGCTGTACTCTTGGCCGATGGGGCAGGTGGCCTGTAAGCTGCTGCGTGGTTCCTACAGCGTCAACCTGTACAGCggcatgctaatgttagcctgcGTCAGCACCGACCGCTACATCGCCATCGTCCAGGCTCGCCGGAGCTTCGGGTTACGCTCGATGTCAAGCAGCCACATTGTCTGTTTCCTGATCTGGATCTTTGCCTTACTGGTGTCTGTTCCCACTTTCCATTTCTACCATTGGTACGAACCATCACATAATGAAATCACCTGGTTCAACAGCACCGAACAGGAAGAGACAACAGATCCACAGTACGTCTGTGAGTGGAAATTTGATGACATCAACACTGCTAGCATAGTGAAGGTTACTGTTCCCAGCACCCAACTGGCCATTGGCTTCTTCCTGCCGCTGCTCATCATGATCTTCTGCTACACTTCAGTCATCATCACCCTGCAGAAAGCTAAAAACTACAAGCGACACAAAGCGGTCCGAgtggtgatggtggtgatgCTGGTCTTCATCGTCTGCCACTTGCCTTACAACCTGGCCCTGTTGTATGACACCGTCAGTTATTTCGAACATCGTGATTGTCACGCTGAGTCTTCACTGCGTACGGCGATGTCTGTGCTGCAGATGGTCGCCTACCTGCACTGCTGCCTGAACCCGCTGCTGTACGCCTTCATCGGAGTGAACTTCAGGAACCACTTCAGGAGGATCTTCCATGACCTGTGGTGTGCGGGTAAGAGGTACATCGCCCCGCGCCACTCATCCAGGGTCACCTCCGATATCTACATGTCCACAATTCGCCGCTCGGTTGACGgtcccagcagaaccagcacaTCTTTTCTTACATGA
- the LOC116734532 gene encoding C-C chemokine receptor type 6-like isoform X1, which translates to MNISNDSTTPPYEYDENYFDYEPCSFSNNNSLNFVVGPYIHSIICILGLVGNSLVILTYALYKRTKSMTDVYLLNVAIADLLFVLALPFIVYNELYSWPMGQVACKLLRGSYSVNLYSGMLMLACVSTDRYIAIVQARRSFGLRSMSSSHIVCFLIWIFALLVSVPTFHFYHWYEPSHNEITWFNSTEQEETTDPQYVCEWKFDDINTASIVKVTVPSTQLAIGFFLPLLIMIFCYTSVIITLQKAKNYKRHKAVRVVMVVMLVFIVCHLPYNLALLYDTVSYFEHRDCHAESSLRTAMSVLQMVAYLHCCLNPLLYAFIGVNFRNHFRRIFHDLWCAGKRYIAPRHSSRVTSDIYMSTIRRSVDGPSRTSTSFLT; encoded by the exons ATGAACATCTCCAATGACTCCACTACTCCTCCTTATGAATATGATGAAAATTACTTTGATTATGAACCGTGTTCTTTCAGTAACAACAACAGTTTGAACTTTGTGGTTGGTCCTTAC ATTCACTCCATCATCTGCATCCTGGGCTTGGTGGGGAACAGCCTGGTCATCCTCACCTATGCCCTCTACAAGAGAACCAAATCCATGACTGACGTCTACCTGCTCAATGTGGCCATCGCTGACCTGCTGTTCGTGCTGGCTCTACCTTTCATCGTCTACAACGAGCTGTACTCTTGGCCGATGGGGCAGGTGGCCTGTAAGCTGCTGCGTGGTTCCTACAGCGTCAACCTGTACAGCggcatgctaatgttagcctgcGTCAGCACCGACCGCTACATCGCCATCGTCCAGGCTCGCCGGAGCTTCGGGTTACGCTCGATGTCAAGCAGCCACATTGTCTGTTTCCTGATCTGGATCTTTGCCTTACTGGTGTCTGTTCCCACTTTCCATTTCTACCATTGGTACGAACCATCACATAATGAAATCACCTGGTTCAACAGCACCGAACAGGAAGAGACAACAGATCCACAGTACGTCTGTGAGTGGAAATTTGATGACATCAACACTGCTAGCATAGTGAAGGTTACTGTTCCCAGCACCCAACTGGCCATTGGCTTCTTCCTGCCGCTGCTCATCATGATCTTCTGCTACACTTCAGTCATCATCACCCTGCAGAAAGCTAAAAACTACAAGCGACACAAAGCGGTCCGAgtggtgatggtggtgatgCTGGTCTTCATCGTCTGCCACTTGCCTTACAACCTGGCCCTGTTGTATGACACCGTCAGTTATTTCGAACATCGTGATTGTCACGCTGAGTCTTCACTGCGTACGGCGATGTCTGTGCTGCAGATGGTCGCCTACCTGCACTGCTGCCTGAACCCGCTGCTGTACGCCTTCATCGGAGTGAACTTCAGGAACCACTTCAGGAGGATCTTCCATGACCTGTGGTGTGCGGGTAAGAGGTACATCGCCCCGCGCCACTCATCCAGGGTCACCTCCGATATCTACATGTCCACAATTCGCCGCTCGGTTGACGgtcccagcagaaccagcacaTCTTTTCTTACATGA
- the LOC116734534 gene encoding C-C chemokine receptor type 6-like, with the protein MNISSDSTAPPYEYYDNYPDYEPCSNSDNNSLNIVVGPYIHSIICILGLVGNSLVILTYALYKRTKSMTDVYLLNVAIADLLFVLALPFIVYNELYSWPMGQVACKLLRGSYSVNLYSGMLMLACISTDRYIAIVQARRSFGLCSVSNSLIICFLIWIFALLVSLPTFYFYHWYEPTHYEITWFNITEQEETTDPQYVCEWKFDDSNIASIVKVAVPRTQLAIGFFLPLFIMIFCYTSVIITLQKAKNFQRHKAVRVVMVVALVFIVCHLPYNLALLYKTVNLFEYSDCDEEDLLQTAISVLQTVAYLHCCLNPLLYAFIGVNFRNHFRRIIQNLCCLGQRYIAPRRLSIDGTNEDSTSFSM; encoded by the coding sequence ATGAACATCTCCAGTGACTCCACTGCTCCTCCCTATGAATATTATGACAATTACCCTGATTATGAACCGTGTTCTAACAGTGACAACAACAGTTTGAACATTGTGGTTGGTCCTTACATTCACTCCATCATCTGCATCCTGGGCTTGGTGGGGAACAGCCTGGTCATCCTCACCTATGCCCTCTACAAGAGAACCAAATCCATGACTGACGTCTACCTGCTCAATGTGGCCATCGCTGACCTGCTGTTCGTGCTGGCTCTACCTTTCATCGTCTACAACGAGCTGTACTCTTGGCCGATGGGGCAGGTGGCCTGTAAGCTGCTGCGTGGTTCCTACAGCGTCAACCTGTACAGCggcatgctaatgttagcctgtATCAGCACCGACCGCTACATCGCCATCGTCCAGGCTCGCCGAAGCTTCGGGTTATGTTCGGTGTCAAACAGTCTCATTATCTGTTTCCTGATCTGGATCTTTGCCTTACTGGTGTCTCTTCCCACTTTCTATTTCTACCATTGGTACGAACCAACACATTATGAGATCACCTGGTTCAACATCACCGAACAGGAAGAGACAACAGATCCACAGTACGTCTGTGAGTGGAAATTTGATGACAGCAACATTGCTAGCATAGTGAAGGTTGCTGTTCCTAGGACCCAACTGGCCATTGGCTTCTTCCTGCCGCTATTCATCATGATATTTTGTTACACTTCAGTCATCATCACCCTGCAGAAAGCTAAAAACTTCCAGCGACACAAAGCGGTCCGAGTGGTGATGGTGGTGGCGTTGGTGTTCATTGTCTGTCACCTGCCTTACAACCTGGCCTTGTTGTATAAGACAGTCAATTTGTTCGAATACAGCGATTGTGACGAGGAGGACTTGCTGCAGACGGCGATATCTGTGCTGCAGACCGTCGCCTACCTGCACTGCTGCCTGAACCCGCTGCTGTACGCCTTCATCGGAGTGAACTTCAGGAACCACTTCAGGAGGATCATCCAGAACCTGTGCTGTTTGGGTCAGAGGTACATCGCCCCGCGCCGCCTCTCCATTGATGGGACCAATGAAGACAGTACGTCTTTTAGCATGTGA